The genome window ATCTAGTAGAACTCTAGTTCCAGAACCTTTTTCTCTATTTACAAGGGTTATGTTTGGTCTAGTTAAATCCTCCCAAGTATTTATTTCTTTAGGATTTCCTTTAGCAACATAGAAACCTTGCATTCTATAAGCTAGATTTATAAGTACACATGGTATTCCTGGCAATAGTTTTTTAACAAAAGTGCTATTATACTCGTCTGTTTCAAAATCCCATAGATGGGATGATGCTATAGAAACTCTTCCATTATATAACTCATACAAAGCATTATAACTGCCTATATAAGAGCGAAATGTATTTATTCCATCTAATTTTTTTTCAATAGACCTAGCTAAAATGTCTAATACTACATCTTGACCAGAGATAATAATTTTGAAATTATTATTTATATCTATATTTTTATTGCTGAAATGTGTATCTTTTACTTTACCAGTTTTTTGGCTGTTGATATATTCTTCAACGTCTTTAATATCAACTCTTATTTTTTTTCCTACTTTATAAGAAGGAAGTTCACCTCTTTTGATTAATTCATATACAGTGTTTTTTGTTATCTTTAATAATTCAGCTACCTCAACAGGTGTCAAAGATGATAATGAGTCCATAATCCACCTCCATATAAGGTTATTTTAACATTAAAAAAAGGAAAGTGTAGAAAAATATTTAAAAGCAGTACAAATAAATTACTTGAAAATTTATTATCAGGTATATATAATTAAATTATACATAACAAAACGTGATAAAACATGATAAAACGTGTTAAAATATGTATAAAATTTACAAAAAGGGAGATTGATATGAAAAAAATATTGGGAATATTAGGGCTAGTTGCATGTTTAACTTTGGGGACTGTTGGATGCAATAGTAGTGAAGGTAAAAAAGATGATGGAAAACAAGAAAAAACAAATAAAAGTAGTGATTCAGTAGAGTTAAATATATCGGCTGCTGCAAGTTTAAAAGAAGCAATGGCAAAGATTGAAGAAGAGTACAAAAAAGTTGATTCAAATATAAAATTGACAGTTAATTATGGAGCATCAGGGTCATTGCAACAGCAAATAGAACAAGGAGCACCTTGTGATTTATTTATTTCAGCAGGTCAAAAACAAATGAAGGCTTTGGATGAAGAGAAGTTATTAATTTCTGATACTATGAAAGATTTAGTAAAAAATGATTTAGTTCTTATTTCTTTTACTGACAGTGATGTATCTAGCATGAAAGATTTGACTACAGATAAAGTGAAAAAAATTGCTGTTGGAGAAGCTGAAAGTGTACCAGCAGGGAAATATGCAGATGAGGTGTTAACTAATTTAAATTTAAAAGATAATTTAAAAGATAAGCTAGTATTTGCAAAGGATGTAAAAGAAGTTTTAGCATGGGTACAATCAGGAAATGCTGATGTTGGATTCGTTTACTTTAGTGATGCTGTTAATAATGATAAGATAAAAGTAGTTGAAAAAATAGACGAAAAAACTCATTCAACTATTACATATCCAGTTTCAGTGATTAAAGCCAGTAAAAATGTAGATTCTGCTAAAAAATTTGAAGAATTTTTATTGAGTGAGGCAGGTCAAAAGATTTTTGAAGAATTTGGATATAAAAAAGTAGAATAATTATGTATAACTAAATATAAATTGTTTATAGATAAATGAAAATTGAAAATAATTGTATATTATAATAAAATGGAAATAGTGAAATTAATAGAGTTATTAATTTCACTATTTCCATTTAAAATTGAGGAGGTAAAGATGGAAACAGATTGGTCACCCTTATGGATATCGCTTAAGACATCTCTTTTATCAACAGCAATAACTTTTATAATAGGAATATTTTTGTCATATATTATGGCTAATTATAGAGGTAAGTGGAAGGGGCTTATAGATGGGCTATTTACACTTCCATTAATTTTGCCACCAACAGTTGTAGGATTTTTTTTATTATTGGTATGTGGGAAAAATGGGTTTGTAGGTAAGTTTTTGTTAAGTTTTGACAAGACTTTAATATTTAGTTGGACAGCAACTGTAATTTCAGCAGTAGTGGTATCTTTTCCTATGATGTATAGAACTTCAAGGTCAGCTTTTGAACAGATTGACAATAATATGCTGTCAGCTGCTAGGACACTAGGTCTTAATGAATGGAAAGTATTTTTTAAGATTGCAGTTCCATTAGCTTGGCCTGGAATAATTGGTGGATTGGTGCTGTCGTTTGCCAGAGCTCTTGGTGAATTTGGTGCTACACTTATGATAGCTGGAAATATACCTGGAAAAACTCAAACTATGCCAATAGCTATATTTTTTGCGGTTGAAGGCGGGGACATGAATAAAGCTATGATGTGGGTTATGATTATTGTAACAATATCTATAGCAATGATTTTATTATTAAATTATTGGTCGGAATTTCAGCAGAAAATTATAGGAAAGAGGTGTAGATAGTTGAGTTTATATGTAGATATTGAAAAAGATTTATCCTCTTTTAAATTAAAGGTAGAAATTAAACAAGAAAAAGGAATTCTGGGATTTTTAGGAGAATCTGGTTCTGGAAAAAGTATGACACTAAAATGTATAGCAGGGCTTGAGAAACCAACAAGAGGTAAGATTGTATTAAATGATAGAGTATTATTTGACTCTGAAAAAAAGATAAATTTATCAACACAAGATAGAAACGTAGGTTTTTTATTTCAAAACTACGCCTTGTTTCCACATATGACTGTAAGTCAAAATATTGAGCTTGGGCTTTTAAAACTGAACAAGAGTGAAAAAAAAGAAATAGTAGCAAGGTATTTAGATATACTTAAATTAAATGGGTTTGAGGGTAGATATCCTTGGCAATTATCTGGCGGTCAACAACAAAGAGTAGCACTGGCTAGGGCATTGGCAACATCTCCAGATATATTACTTTTAGACGAGCCTTTTTCAGCACTGGACCATCATTTAAGAAGTAATATGGAAAAAGAACTTATGAACATGTTAAAAGACTACAAGGGAGATATATTATTTGTTACTCATGATATTGAGGAAGCTTATCGAGTTTGTGATGATATTATGGTATATAACAAGGGAGAAGGTCTTCCAAAGAGACCTAAAAAAGAGCTATTTGAATCTCCAAAGTACCTTATAGAAGCTAAGATAACAGGATGTAAAAATATATCTCAATTCAACAGGATAGATGAAAATACTATTTATGCTACAGATTGGGGATGTGAGTTGACATTAAATAGAGAAATAGGTGATAATGTAGAATATGTGGGAATTAGAGAGCATCATATTAAGGTCTTGGATTCTAATGAATATTTAAATGGAAAGTTGTGCTTTGAATTGATTAACATTATAGAAAATCCATTTACATATACTATATATGTTAGAAAGCATGATTTATCTAGTGAGTATATGCCTATTCAAATAGAAGTAGAAAAAAATAAGATGAGATTTAAGAATGGAGACAGTATTTACTTAGATTTTCCACAGGAATATTTATTTTTATTTAAGTACAATTATAACGAAAAGGAGTAATTTATATGACTGAAAAAGAAAAAATGTTGTCAGGGAAAGGTTACTATGCAAATGATGAATTGCTAGTAAAAGAAAGAGAATATTGTAAAAAATTAACTAGATTATTTAATAATACTTTAGAGGATGAATATGAAAAAAGAGAAGCTATTTTAAGACAACTATTTGGTTCAGTCGGTAATAAAATAAATGTGGAACAAAGCATTAAATGCGACTATGGATATAATATATATGTAGGTGAAAATTTCTTTGCAAATTATGATTGTATTTTTTTAGATGTATGTAAAATTGAAATAGGTGATAATGTAATGCTAGCTCCAAACGTTCAAATCTATACAGCCTATCATCCAATTGATGCACAACTTAGAATTTCAGGTATAGAGTATGGTTCTCCTGTAAAAATAGGAGATAATGTGTGGATAGGTGGGGGAGTAATCATAACACCAGGAGTTACTATAGGTGATAATGTAGTAATAGGTGCAGGAAGTGTAGTGACAAAAGATATACCATTAAATACTGTAGCTGTTGGAAATCCATGCAGAGTAATAAAGAAAATAGAAGAATAAATTTGATTATGTAAAATATATACAAATAAAGTTTATAAAAATAAATTAAGAGTATTTACATATAATCTTTGAATAAATAAGATATTAAAGAAAAAATATACGCCTGTTTCTATAAAAAGAGTCTGGAAATATTTATGTGTATTCTTTAAATAAAAATTTATAGAAACAGGAATATTAATCGTATAGAGAAAATATATTTAATTTTATATCGTTTAAACTAGAGTAGTTAAATTATTTATTTTCAGTTTTAACATAAACTATATTATTGCCATCTAAACTTAGGCATATATAAAACTTTAGATTCTCCTTTTAGTACTATAACAGCCATTTCACCAGTTTTATAACCCAATCTTTCAAATCTATACCTTGACAAGCTAATGCTCTTCCTTTTACCATTTCTTCTTTTACTATTATAGCTATTCTTGTTTAGTCTTTACGTAAGAAATATTCTCGTTAGAAGGTTTTTCCATACCTAAAGCTTTTAATATATCTTCATTAACAATGATATCTGTGTCGTCTGATGTGGCTACAGGCATATCAGATACTGATTCACCATTTAAAATTTTAACAGCCATTTCACCTGTTTTGTAACCTAGTTTTTCATAGTTGATACCTTGACAAGCAAGAGCACCTTTTTCAACTGGACCAGATTCAGCAGCTATAACAGGAATTTTATTCTCAGTAGCTATTTTAGAAACTATAGGCATAGAAGAAGCTACTAAGTTGTCTGTAGGAACATATAAGACGTCTATTTTGCCAACTAAACTAGAAATCCCTTGGTTAACTTCATTTGAAGTAGTTATACCTTTTTCAACAACCTTGAAACCATTTTTAGATGCATATTCTTTTAAAGCATCAACTTGAACCTTTGAATTAACTTCACTAGTATTGTACATAACTCCTATGGTCTTTGCTTTAGGAGCAAATATTTTAAGAAGTTCTAGACCTTTGTCTACAGAAACAAAGTCTGATGTTCCGGATACATTTCCACCTGGTTTTTCAAGAGTTTTAACTAATCCAGCGGCAACAGGGTCACTGACAGCAGTCATAAGTATAGGTATATCTTTAGTAGCATTGAAAGCTGCCTGAGCTGATGGAGTAGATATAGCAAATATTAAATCTTTTTTGTCAGATGCAAATTTACTTGCAATACTTTGTGTAGTAGGCATATCATTTTGAGCATTTTGGAAGTCTATATCAATATTTTCTCCATCTTTAAATCCATTCTTTTCTAATGCTTTTACAAATCCTGTCTTAGTAGCATCTAGTGCTGGATGTTCAACCAATTGAGTTATCCCAATCTTTTTAACTTCTTTATTTTTAGAAGTATTTTCTTGTTTTGAATTACTAGAGTCTCCTCCTTGTGAACATCCTGTAAGCATGGATACACTAAGAGCACCAGCTAAAACTAAACTTGCTAATCTTTTTTTATTAATCATTTTTATATCCCCCTTAAATTTTTTTTGTTATATATGTTCATATATTCATATGAATTGTTACAAAGTTAGTATAATTATTATAATTTTGAGTTTATTTTAGAAATAAACTTAAATTAATGTAATAGATATATTTTAAACTGCATATTCAAATTTTTCTAAGATTTCTTCAACTGTTAATTGCTCTTTTTCTTTACCTTTTACATCTAAGACAACTTCACCTTTATGAAGCATTATTAGCCTATCTCCGTATTGAAGAGCATGTTTTAAGTTGTGAGTTACCATAAGTGTAGTTATATTTTTTTCCCTTACAATCTTATTAGTTAACTCAATAACTTCATTTGATGTTTTAGGGTCAAGTGCTGCTGTATGTTCATCAAGTAATAAAACAGAAGGATTTGTTAAACTAGACATAATTAGTGATAGTGATTGTCTTTGACCTCCTGATAAAAACTGTACTTGAACATCAAGATATTTTTTTAAATCAAGAGATACACCCTCTAATAAATTTTCTAAGAAATCTCTTTTGTAACGAAGACATTTTCTTAGGTTTAATAATTTACCTTTATTAAGAGCTAAAGATAAATTTTCTCTAACTGTCATAGAAGGACAAGTTCCTAGACTAGGGTCTTGAAAAACTCTACTTACTATTTGAGTTCTTCTATGTTCAGCTAAGTTAGATAAATTATGTTTATTTAATAATACTTGACCAGAAGATTCTTTTATAAGACCTGATATTATATTTAATAAAGTAGATTTACCAGTTCCATTACTACCTATAATACTTACAAATTCACCATCTTCTATATCAATTGATAAATTTTCAAATATAGTATTAGGTTCACCATATGGATTAGGGAAGCTCTTTGAAAGATTTTTAATTTGTAACATCTATAACACCTCTTTTTTCTGATTTATTTTTGGTACTAGCTTTGTATTTGTTTTTTTTTAGTGAAATATTTAAGTTGCCAGTAGCTAAGAAAGCTATTATAACTATAGCAGTTATTAATTTTAAGTCAGTTGATAACATTCCTAAACTCATTGCAAAGTATATAGTGAATTGGTATATAAAAGAGCCAACAATTATTGCAGTAGTATCTTTGATAAAAGTAAATTTTTTAAATAGTGTAATACCAATTATGATAGAGGCAATTCCAAGAACTAAAGTTCCTATACCCATATTTACATCTGAGAATCCCAAAAACTGAGCCATAAGACCACCAGATAAAGCAATAAGCCCATTTGAAATCATAAGTCCTAGTATTTTTATAGAACCGATATTTATACCCAAAGATTTAATCATTTGAGAGTTATCACCGACACCTTTTAGAGTGTATCCAAGACCTGTTTTTAAGAATAAGTCTAAAAGGACTTTACAGATAAATACAAAGGCTAAGGCTAAAACTATAGGAGATATTTCTCCATTAAATAAGTGTTTAAAACTAAATAGAGGAATATTTGATTTTCCCATTATTCTTAAATTGATAGAGTACAACATTCCCATGACTAAGATACCAGAAAGTAGGTTGGATATCTTAAACTTAATGTGAAGAATTCCAGTAACAAGACCAGCAGTGCAACCACATAATATAGCCATTAAAGTTGCTACTACAGGAGAAATACCATTAGTAAGAGAAAATGCTACGATAGAAGCACCCATTGTGTAACTACCATCAGCAGACATATCTGGAAAATCTAAGATTTTGTAAGTTATATAAACCCCCAGTGCCATAATCGATAAAATTAAACTTTGCGTCATTACAGATATAATACCTGACATAAATAAAACACTCCTTTGAAAATATTTTTATAATTTTAATTAATTGTTAATTTTGTGTATAAAAAAACCACATAGTATACAAAACTATGTGGTAAAAACACGAATAAGCCACATAGTTTAATCTATGTGGCTCTTATATAGTTAAATGAAAACTTTATAAACAATATAGCCAACATAGATACAATCCCAAAATTTTAATAGTCTTAAGGGGTCTGTATCTATGTTAAAACGTAGGTACAAACCCT of Clostridioides sp. ES-S-0054-01 contains these proteins:
- a CDS encoding helix-turn-helix transcriptional regulator, with translation MDSLSSLTPVEVAELLKITKNTVYELIKRGELPSYKVGKKIRVDIKDVEEYINSQKTGKVKDTHFSNKNIDINNNFKIIISGQDVVLDILARSIEKKLDGINTFRSYIGSYNALYELYNGRVSIASSHLWDFETDEYNSTFVKKLLPGIPCVLINLAYRMQGFYVAKGNPKEINTWEDLTRPNITLVNREKGSGTRVLLDGKLRLINFNGNYIKGYDNEELSHLGVASTVSRGIADVGLGNEKAALQVNNIDFIPLHKERYDLVIKKEDLQNPVYQTIVNIINSAEFKAELQGLGGYDLTDTGKTIAKV
- the modA gene encoding molybdate ABC transporter substrate-binding protein → MKKILGILGLVACLTLGTVGCNSSEGKKDDGKQEKTNKSSDSVELNISAAASLKEAMAKIEEEYKKVDSNIKLTVNYGASGSLQQQIEQGAPCDLFISAGQKQMKALDEEKLLISDTMKDLVKNDLVLISFTDSDVSSMKDLTTDKVKKIAVGEAESVPAGKYADEVLTNLNLKDNLKDKLVFAKDVKEVLAWVQSGNADVGFVYFSDAVNNDKIKVVEKIDEKTHSTITYPVSVIKASKNVDSAKKFEEFLLSEAGQKIFEEFGYKKVE
- the modB gene encoding molybdate ABC transporter permease subunit, whose product is METDWSPLWISLKTSLLSTAITFIIGIFLSYIMANYRGKWKGLIDGLFTLPLILPPTVVGFFLLLVCGKNGFVGKFLLSFDKTLIFSWTATVISAVVVSFPMMYRTSRSAFEQIDNNMLSAARTLGLNEWKVFFKIAVPLAWPGIIGGLVLSFARALGEFGATLMIAGNIPGKTQTMPIAIFFAVEGGDMNKAMMWVMIIVTISIAMILLLNYWSEFQQKIIGKRCR
- a CDS encoding sulfate/molybdate ABC transporter ATP-binding protein, whose translation is MSLYVDIEKDLSSFKLKVEIKQEKGILGFLGESGSGKSMTLKCIAGLEKPTRGKIVLNDRVLFDSEKKINLSTQDRNVGFLFQNYALFPHMTVSQNIELGLLKLNKSEKKEIVARYLDILKLNGFEGRYPWQLSGGQQQRVALARALATSPDILLLDEPFSALDHHLRSNMEKELMNMLKDYKGDILFVTHDIEEAYRVCDDIMVYNKGEGLPKRPKKELFESPKYLIEAKITGCKNISQFNRIDENTIYATDWGCELTLNREIGDNVEYVGIREHHIKVLDSNEYLNGKLCFELINIIENPFTYTIYVRKHDLSSEYMPIQIEVEKNKMRFKNGDSIYLDFPQEYLFLFKYNYNEKE
- a CDS encoding sugar O-acetyltransferase; protein product: MTEKEKMLSGKGYYANDELLVKEREYCKKLTRLFNNTLEDEYEKREAILRQLFGSVGNKINVEQSIKCDYGYNIYVGENFFANYDCIFLDVCKIEIGDNVMLAPNVQIYTAYHPIDAQLRISGIEYGSPVKIGDNVWIGGGVIITPGVTIGDNVVIGAGSVVTKDIPLNTVAVGNPCRVIKKIEE
- a CDS encoding ABC transporter substrate-binding protein encodes the protein MINKKRLASLVLAGALSVSMLTGCSQGGDSSNSKQENTSKNKEVKKIGITQLVEHPALDATKTGFVKALEKNGFKDGENIDIDFQNAQNDMPTTQSIASKFASDKKDLIFAISTPSAQAAFNATKDIPILMTAVSDPVAAGLVKTLEKPGGNVSGTSDFVSVDKGLELLKIFAPKAKTIGVMYNTSEVNSKVQVDALKEYASKNGFKVVEKGITTSNEVNQGISSLVGKIDVLYVPTDNLVASSMPIVSKIATENKIPVIAAESGPVEKGALACQGINYEKLGYKTGEMAVKILNGESVSDMPVATSDDTDIIVNEDILKALGMEKPSNENISYVKTKQE
- a CDS encoding ATP-binding cassette domain-containing protein, with the protein product MLQIKNLSKSFPNPYGEPNTIFENLSIDIEDGEFVSIIGSNGTGKSTLLNIISGLIKESSGQVLLNKHNLSNLAEHRRTQIVSRVFQDPSLGTCPSMTVRENLSLALNKGKLLNLRKCLRYKRDFLENLLEGVSLDLKKYLDVQVQFLSGGQRQSLSLIMSSLTNPSVLLLDEHTAALDPKTSNEVIELTNKIVREKNITTLMVTHNLKHALQYGDRLIMLHKGEVVLDVKGKEKEQLTVEEILEKFEYAV
- a CDS encoding ABC transporter permease; amino-acid sequence: MSGIISVMTQSLILSIMALGVYITYKILDFPDMSADGSYTMGASIVAFSLTNGISPVVATLMAILCGCTAGLVTGILHIKFKISNLLSGILVMGMLYSINLRIMGKSNIPLFSFKHLFNGEISPIVLALAFVFICKVLLDLFLKTGLGYTLKGVGDNSQMIKSLGINIGSIKILGLMISNGLIALSGGLMAQFLGFSDVNMGIGTLVLGIASIIIGITLFKKFTFIKDTTAIIVGSFIYQFTIYFAMSLGMLSTDLKLITAIVIIAFLATGNLNISLKKNKYKASTKNKSEKRGVIDVTN